One segment of Physeter macrocephalus isolate SW-GA chromosome 3, ASM283717v5, whole genome shotgun sequence DNA contains the following:
- the TMEM54 gene encoding transmembrane protein 54, giving the protein MCLRLGGLSVGDFRKVLMKTGLVLVVLGHVSFIAAALLHGTVLRYVAAPNDAVALQYCVVNILSVTSAIMVWPGWVTGRRGLEGSSMSPHPQPGVGRQRAPSTNPCSATYQRHQLPNLSLPQLPHL; this is encoded by the exons ATGTGTCTGCGCCTGG GTGGCCTGAGTGTGGGTGACTTCCGGAAGGTGCTGATGAAGACGGGGCTGGTGCTGGTGGTGCTGGGCCACGTGAGCTTCATCGCAGCCGCTCTCCTCCACGGCACGGTGCTGCGCTATGTGGCAGCCCCCAACGATGCTGTGGCTCTGCAGTACTGTGTGGTCAACATCCTCTCTGTCACTTCCGCCATCATGGTATGGCCAGGCTGGGTGACTGGCAGGAGGGGGCTGGAAGGGTCTTCGATGAGTCCCCACCCACAGCCTGGGGTGGGCAGGCAGAGAGCCCCAAGTACTAACCCCTGTTCTGCCACTTACCAACGGCACCAGTTACCcaacctctctttgcctcagcttcctcatctataa